A section of the Castanea sativa cultivar Marrone di Chiusa Pesio chromosome 12, ASM4071231v1 genome encodes:
- the LOC142618745 gene encoding monocopper oxidase-like protein SKS1, whose product MALFGVSLLTLFSLLLIALFPSLCFAADPSVFYDLRLSYITASPLGVPQQVIAVNGKFPGPLINSTTNDNVNVNVHNDLDENLLMTWSGIQMRRDSWQDGVLGTNCPIHPKRNWTYQFQMKDQIGSFFYFPSLNFQRASGGFGPIIINNRVIIAIPFAQPDGDITITIGDWYIQNHTALRSALDAGKDLGMPDGVLINGKGPYRYNNTLVPDGIDYESIQVDPGKTYRIRVHNVGISTSLNFRIQNHFLLLAETEGYYTTQQNFTSLDIHVGQSYSFLVTMDQNASSDYYIVASARFVNESLWQRVTGVAVLRYSNSKGPATGPLPDPPNDVYDKSWSMNQALSIRQNVSASGARPNPQGSFHYGQINVTQTYVIKTVPPEIINGTLRTTLNGISFVNPDTPIRLADKYNVTGAYKLDFPDQPLNRTPRVDRSVINATYKGFIEIIFQNNDTVMQSFHVDGYSFFMVGMGTDEWTVDSRSRYNKWDAISRSTTQVFPGGWTAVLISLDNVGVWNIRTENLDRWYLGQETYMKIINPQENGATEMGRPDNVLYCGALQYLAKDQNNSAGSVLRGNSNLLFILLVAFFALINISS is encoded by the exons ATGGCTCTGTTTGGAGTCTCTCTGTTAACTCTGTTTTCATTGCTACTCATTGCTCTGTTTCCAAGCCTCTGTTTTGCTGCTGACCCAAGTGTTTTCTATGACCTTCGTCTCTCTTACATCACTGCATCACCTCTCGGCGTTCCTCAACAG GTTATTGCGGTTAATGGAAAGTTCCCAGGTCCCCTAATCAATTCTACTACTAATGACAATGTTAATGTCAATGTACATAATGATTTGGATGAAAATCTCCTGATGACCTG GTCTGGGATTCAGATGCGGCGTGACTCTTGGCAGGATGGTGTTCTTGGCACAAATTGTCCAATTCATCCAAAAAGGAATTGGACTTACCAGTTTCAAATGAAGGATCAAATTGGGAGCTTTTTCTACTTCCCATCTCTCAATTTTCAGAGAGCATCTGGTGGCTTTGGTCCTATCATTATTAATAATCGGGTTATAATCGCAATTCCTTTTGCACAGCCAGATGGGGATATCACCATTACAATAGGTGACTGGTATATCCAGAACCATACG gcACTGCGATCAGCTCTTGATGCTGGAAAAGACCTTGGAATGCCCGATGGAGTTCTCATCAATGGAAAGGGGCCTTACAGATACAACAACACCCTTGTACCTGATGGCATTGATTATGAATCCATTCAAGTTGATCCAG GCAAAACATATCGAATTCGTGTGCACAATGTTGGAATTTCAACTAGTTTGAACTTTAGAATTCAAAACCATTTTCTGCTTCTAGCAGAAACAGAAGGATACTATACAACGCAACAAAATTTTACTTCCTTAGATATTCATGTTGGGCAATCTTATTCGTTTTTGGTTACCATGGACCAGAATGCAAGTTCTGATTACTACATTGTGGCAAGTGCTAGATTTGTGAATGAATCTCTTTGGCAAAGAGTGACCGGTGTTGCTGTTTTACGCTATTCCAATTCTAAAGGACCAGCAACTGGTCCTCTCCCTGACCCACCAAATGATGTTTATGACAAGTCATGGTCAATGAACCAAGCATTAAGCATCAG GCAAAATGTATCTGCAAGTGGAGCTCGCCCTAATCCTCAAGGTTCCTTTCACTATGGTCAAATTAATGTGACTCAGACCTATGTGATAAAGACTGTGCCACCAGAAATAATTAATGGGACGCTTCGAACCACACTTAACGGGATCTCATTTGTCAATCCTGACACACCAATCAGGCTTGCTGACAAGTATAATGTGACGGGTGCTTATAAGCTTGATTTTCCTGATCAGCCTCTTAACAGAACACCCCGGGTGGACAGATCTGTTATTAATGCTACATATAAGGGATTCATAGAAATCATATTTCAGAACAACGACACTGTGATGCAGAGTTTTCATGTAGATGGCTATTCATTTTTTATGGTTGG GATGGGTACTGATGAGTGGACAGTAGACAGTAGAAGTAGATATAACAAATGGGATGCAATTTCTCGCTCCACTACACAG GTTTTCCCTGGGGGATGGACAGCAGTCCTTATTTCTCTGGACAACGTTGGAGTGTGGAACATTAGAACCGAAAATCTTGATAGATGGTATCTAGGCCAAGAAACTTATATGAAAATTATCAATCCACAGGAAAATGGTGCAACGGAAATGGGACGACCTGACAATGTTTTATATTGTGGTGCCCTCCAATACTTAGCAAA GGATCAAAACAATTCTGCAGGATCAGTTTTAAGAGGAAACTCAAATCTGCTTTTCATTTTGCTGGTGGCGTTCTTTGCTTTGATTAACATTTCAAGCTAA